A section of the Leptotrichia buccalis C-1013-b genome encodes:
- a CDS encoding peptide ABC transporter substrate-binding protein translates to MKKILLILTILLAFIVSCGKSSDSETLKLNLKEEGKSYDPQLANDSTGEFVDSLVTETLTRQADDGKSLPGVAEKWEHNADSTVWTFHLRKNAKWSNGDSITAKDFRDGWVRALKPETAGEYADKLFYIKNAEQFNSGKIKDENQLGIKVVDDYTLEVTLNNPLTYFDSIVRIQTYAPLNKKFYDKVGEKYMTSPETSISSGVYTIKSWTRDSEIVFEKNENYWNKDNIKLKFVKALFINDPNASVNAFKNREIDSTNISIEQAKEFKDDKRRLLTKDGSVWYMTYNMKNKVLANKKIRQALSLAVDREKLITDILDNTGEAAYTYTTKGVGITGVSKDFSEEAGKIFPAYNLQKAKQLLAEGLKELRLQKLPELTMIFNDSGNNKVISEYIQESLRTNLGVNLKIEGMTFQSRLDKMQHRDYEIALAGYNGEYNDAITYLDRFMTKDGNNYSDYSNPRYDELVKKVKSSGNQEERVKDMIEMEKIIAQDMPVGLLYYRQNTKLLNPKVHNIVFSPIGKDFVLDNTYIK, encoded by the coding sequence ATGAAAAAAATACTGTTAATTTTGACAATATTGCTGGCTTTCATTGTTTCATGTGGAAAGAGCAGCGATTCTGAAACACTTAAATTAAATCTGAAGGAAGAAGGAAAATCCTATGATCCTCAGCTTGCAAATGATTCGACAGGAGAATTCGTTGACTCGCTTGTTACTGAAACATTGACAAGACAGGCGGATGATGGAAAATCTCTTCCTGGAGTAGCGGAAAAATGGGAACATAATGCAGATTCAACAGTATGGACATTTCATTTGAGAAAAAATGCAAAATGGAGCAACGGTGATTCAATTACTGCAAAAGACTTTAGGGATGGCTGGGTTAGGGCATTAAAGCCTGAAACAGCTGGAGAATATGCAGATAAATTATTTTACATAAAAAATGCTGAGCAATTTAATTCAGGAAAAATTAAAGATGAAAATCAGCTTGGTATAAAGGTTGTTGATGATTACACATTGGAAGTTACATTGAACAATCCGCTTACATACTTTGATTCAATCGTAAGAATACAGACTTATGCTCCTCTAAACAAAAAATTCTATGATAAAGTTGGAGAAAAGTATATGACATCTCCTGAAACATCAATTTCATCAGGTGTCTACACAATAAAATCTTGGACAAGAGATTCAGAAATTGTATTTGAAAAAAATGAAAATTATTGGAATAAGGACAATATTAAATTGAAATTTGTAAAAGCATTATTTATAAATGACCCTAATGCTAGTGTAAATGCCTTTAAAAATAGAGAAATTGATTCTACAAATATTTCAATTGAGCAGGCAAAAGAATTTAAAGATGACAAACGTAGATTGCTTACAAAAGACGGTTCTGTCTGGTATATGACTTATAATATGAAAAATAAGGTGCTTGCAAATAAAAAAATTAGACAGGCTTTATCACTTGCTGTAGATAGGGAAAAATTAATTACGGATATACTTGATAATACAGGAGAAGCGGCTTATACTTACACAACAAAAGGTGTCGGAATAACTGGTGTTTCTAAAGATTTCTCTGAAGAAGCAGGAAAAATTTTTCCAGCATACAATTTACAAAAAGCAAAGCAATTGCTAGCTGAAGGATTAAAGGAGCTGAGATTACAAAAATTGCCTGAATTAACAATGATTTTCAATGATTCTGGAAACAATAAGGTAATTTCCGAATACATTCAGGAAAGTTTAAGAACAAACTTGGGAGTAAATCTTAAAATCGAAGGAATGACATTCCAGTCAAGATTGGATAAAATGCAGCATAGAGATTATGAAATCGCTCTAGCAGGTTATAATGGAGAATACAACGATGCTATCACTTACCTTGACAGATTTATGACAAAAGACGGAAATAATTATTCAGATTACTCAAATCCACGTTACGACGAGCTTGTGAAAAAAGTTAAAAGCTCTGGAAATCAGGAAGAAAGAGTAAAAGATATGATTGAAATGGAAAAAATAATCGCTCAAGATATGCCTGTGGGATTGCTTTATTACAGACAAAATACAAAATTATTGAATCCGAAAGTTCATAATATTGTATTTAGCCCAATAGGAAAAGATTTTGTACTTGATAATACTTACATAAAATAG
- a CDS encoding peptide ABC transporter substrate-binding protein gives MKKIFLVFCLMLSMFVISCGKGKKASGKSVSFNMEAEPTSLDPQILTDMSGLFITSMTYESLVRLNDKNDIVPAGAESWTKSDDGKVWTFKIRQGMKWSNGDPLTAKDYFNGIKRGIEPKTASEYAFLAYYIENAENYNNGSLKDFGKVGIKLKDDYTLEFTLSQPAPFFLKTLIMPIYFPVNEKALATNGEGYATEANKSIYSGPFIMEEWVHDNKVVMKKNPDYWNAQNIKLDTLTGLIVTDFEAATNLFENKELDLTKISVEKMANYEGKPELHKFPNGRVYYLGFNTSNPVLKNQKVRQALSLSVDRKELVSSILNGAGITASGIVSNGTAGEKGDFREEAGDLFAQFSNVNAKQLFEQGLKELNMTPAQVKLHLLVDENGTGKKEAEFYQSQWKDKLGIDVQVEVLTKKERIARAKAGQFEIVRYAWGPDYADPMTYLEIFHSKAKDINFAKYSDPKYDELVDLAKVNQDNKVRMDAMKQAEKILSDNFTYSALYYEVGAYLINPKLKGVVIRSVGDSIDFYNASIAK, from the coding sequence ATGAAAAAAATTTTTTTAGTATTTTGCTTAATGTTATCGATGTTTGTTATTTCTTGTGGAAAAGGGAAAAAAGCATCAGGAAAATCAGTATCATTTAATATGGAAGCTGAGCCAACTTCATTAGACCCTCAAATTTTGACGGATATGAGTGGACTTTTTATAACAAGTATGACTTATGAAAGTCTTGTAAGATTAAATGATAAAAATGATATTGTCCCTGCTGGAGCTGAAAGCTGGACTAAGTCAGATGATGGAAAAGTATGGACATTTAAAATTAGACAAGGAATGAAATGGTCAAACGGAGATCCGCTTACTGCCAAAGATTATTTTAACGGAATTAAAAGAGGAATTGAACCTAAGACCGCTTCTGAATATGCATTTCTTGCATACTATATTGAAAATGCAGAAAATTACAATAATGGAAGTTTAAAAGATTTTGGAAAAGTTGGAATAAAATTAAAGGATGATTACACACTTGAATTTACTTTATCACAGCCTGCACCATTTTTCTTAAAAACATTAATTATGCCAATATATTTCCCAGTTAATGAAAAGGCATTGGCTACAAATGGTGAAGGATACGCAACTGAAGCTAATAAATCTATTTACAGCGGACCTTTCATAATGGAAGAATGGGTACATGACAATAAAGTCGTTATGAAAAAGAATCCTGATTACTGGAATGCTCAAAATATAAAGCTTGACACACTTACAGGACTAATTGTAACTGATTTTGAAGCTGCAACAAATCTTTTTGAAAACAAGGAATTAGATTTAACAAAAATATCAGTTGAAAAAATGGCGAATTACGAAGGAAAACCTGAATTGCACAAGTTCCCTAACGGAAGAGTGTATTATTTAGGATTCAATACATCAAATCCAGTATTAAAAAATCAAAAAGTTAGACAGGCGTTATCACTTTCTGTAGACAGAAAAGAATTAGTAAGCAGCATTTTAAACGGAGCAGGAATTACAGCTTCTGGAATTGTTTCAAATGGAACAGCTGGTGAAAAAGGCGACTTCAGGGAAGAAGCTGGAGATTTATTTGCACAATTTTCAAACGTTAATGCAAAACAATTGTTTGAACAAGGGTTAAAAGAGTTAAATATGACTCCTGCACAAGTTAAACTGCATTTATTAGTGGATGAAAACGGAACTGGTAAAAAGGAAGCTGAATTTTATCAATCTCAATGGAAAGATAAATTAGGAATTGATGTACAAGTAGAAGTTCTTACTAAAAAAGAAAGAATTGCACGTGCTAAAGCTGGACAATTTGAAATTGTAAGATATGCATGGGGACCTGATTATGCTGATCCGATGACTTATTTGGAAATTTTCCATTCAAAGGCAAAAGATATCAACTTTGCTAAATATTCAGATCCTAAATACGATGAATTAGTTGATTTGGCTAAAGTTAATCAAGATAACAAAGTAAGAATGGATGCAATGAAACAGGCAGAAAAAATATTATCTGACAACTTTACATATTCTGCACTTTATTATGAAGTAGGAGCTTATCTGATAAATCCTAAATTGAAAGGTGTTGTAATACGTTCTGTTGGAGATTCTATTGATTTCTATAATGCATCTATAGCAAAATAG
- a CDS encoding ABC transporter ATP-binding protein, translated as MSVNENKKEKLIEMKNLKKYFPMKKRQVLKAVENVTMDIYKGEILSLVGESGSGKTTLGRTVSRLYSKTNGDILFNGKPVENYGRKEFTKKVQMIFQDPQASLNPRMTVGDIIAEGIDIHKMATSKQERMERVYKLLEIVGLNREHASRFPHEFSGGQRQRIGIARALAVDPEVLVCDEPISALDVSIQAQVVNLLKDLQKERNLTLLFIAHDLSMVKYISDRVAVMYRGKVVELGTPEVVYTNPIHSYTKSLISAVPIADPDYKKLAKIDMDESYLRSPMGEASEINVIPEKPELTEFKPGHFVETLFLEEKGLI; from the coding sequence ATGTCAGTTAACGAAAACAAAAAAGAAAAACTAATAGAAATGAAAAACTTAAAAAAATATTTTCCAATGAAAAAAAGACAAGTCTTAAAGGCTGTGGAAAATGTTACAATGGACATTTACAAAGGTGAAATTCTAAGTCTTGTGGGAGAATCAGGTTCTGGTAAAACTACGCTTGGAAGAACTGTGAGCAGACTTTATTCAAAAACAAACGGAGATATTTTATTTAACGGAAAACCTGTAGAAAATTATGGAAGAAAAGAATTTACCAAAAAAGTGCAAATGATATTTCAAGATCCACAGGCTTCACTTAATCCAAGAATGACTGTCGGAGATATTATTGCCGAAGGGATTGATATTCACAAAATGGCGACTTCGAAACAGGAAAGAATGGAAAGAGTTTACAAACTTTTGGAAATTGTTGGGCTAAATAGGGAGCATGCCAGCCGTTTTCCACATGAATTTTCCGGAGGACAAAGACAGAGAATTGGGATTGCAAGGGCACTTGCGGTTGATCCGGAAGTACTGGTGTGTGATGAGCCGATTTCAGCTCTGGACGTATCAATTCAGGCACAAGTTGTAAATTTATTGAAAGATTTGCAAAAGGAAAGAAATCTAACTTTATTATTTATTGCACATGATTTGTCAATGGTAAAATATATTTCAGACAGAGTGGCAGTTATGTATCGTGGAAAAGTGGTGGAATTGGGAACGCCTGAAGTTGTGTATACAAATCCTATTCACAGTTATACAAAATCACTAATTTCAGCTGTACCGATAGCAGACCCTGATTACAAAAAATTGGCTAAAATTGATATGGATGAGTCATATTTGAGAAGTCCGATGGGAGAGGCATCTGAAATAAATGTGATTCCTGAAAAACCAGAATTAACTGAGTTTAAGCCAGGACATTTTGTAGAAACATTATTTTTAGAAGAAAAAGGGCTTATTTAG
- a CDS encoding ABC transporter ATP-binding protein, with the protein MGKKLLEVKDLSVSFNTYAGEVQALRGINFSVDRGETLAIVGESGSGKSVTVQTIMRLIPMPPGEIKNGEIFFDGEDLVKASLERMRELRGGKIGMIFQDPMTSLNPTIKVGKQIMEGILIHKKVTKEEARQKAIEMLRKVGIPKPEERFEQYPHEFSGGMRQRAVIAIALSCEPDLLICDEPTTALDVTIQAQILDLINELKKELNIAVILITHDLGVVAETADRVVVMYAGEKLEEAPVRELFKNPKHPYTWGLLKSLPRLDMKIGEKLASIPGTPPDLLKPPVGDPFAARSEYAMKIDYERKPPMIDLGNGHLVKSWLYVDGAPKIKSPFESEESDKLRNEGMEGK; encoded by the coding sequence ATGGGAAAAAAATTATTAGAAGTAAAGGACTTGAGTGTTTCTTTTAATACATACGCTGGGGAAGTTCAGGCTCTTAGAGGGATTAACTTTTCTGTAGATCGTGGAGAAACACTTGCGATCGTTGGAGAATCTGGTTCAGGGAAATCAGTTACTGTACAGACGATTATGAGATTAATACCGATGCCGCCAGGGGAAATTAAGAATGGTGAGATTTTTTTTGACGGTGAGGATTTGGTAAAGGCTTCTCTTGAGAGAATGCGTGAGCTTCGTGGTGGTAAAATTGGGATGATATTTCAGGATCCTATGACATCGCTTAATCCGACTATTAAAGTTGGAAAGCAAATTATGGAAGGGATTTTGATTCATAAAAAAGTAACAAAGGAAGAAGCAAGACAGAAGGCTATCGAAATGCTTAGAAAAGTTGGTATTCCTAAACCTGAGGAAAGATTTGAGCAGTATCCGCATGAATTTTCTGGGGGAATGCGACAAAGGGCGGTTATAGCCATTGCTCTTTCGTGTGAGCCTGATTTATTAATCTGTGATGAGCCAACAACAGCTTTGGACGTTACAATTCAGGCGCAAATACTGGATTTGATAAATGAATTGAAAAAAGAATTAAATATTGCTGTAATACTTATAACGCATGATTTGGGAGTAGTTGCTGAAACTGCGGACAGAGTGGTTGTTATGTATGCTGGAGAAAAGTTGGAAGAAGCTCCTGTAAGGGAACTATTTAAAAATCCGAAACATCCATATACTTGGGGACTTTTAAAATCACTGCCAAGACTGGATATGAAAATTGGAGAAAAGCTGGCTTCCATTCCAGGAACTCCGCCAGATTTATTAAAACCGCCTGTAGGAGATCCGTTTGCGGCACGTTCTGAATATGCAATGAAAATTGATTATGAAAGAAAACCTCCAATGATTGATTTGGGAAATGGACACCTTGTAAAATCGTGGCTTTATGTTGACGGTGCTCCCAAAATAAAATCTCCTTTTGAATCAGAGGAATCTGATAAATTAAGAAATGAAGGAATGGAGGGGAAATAA
- a CDS encoding ABC transporter permease codes for MAENTRKIITENNYIPTPEDFKIVGADTTQSEEIYKPSLTFWQDGWRRFKKNKLALSFLGITLIFLFLAIFGQHMTKYSYRAQDLSAKFLSPAKGLAKGHYLGTDNLGRDLFARLSQGIRISMELSLITAAICVVFGTIYGAVSAYFGGIIDTIMTRIVEILLIIPSMIYIILLMVVMGNSVKTIIIAMSLTRWLNYSLLVRGEVLKIKENEFVLASKSLGGNFLWITLKHLIPNTLSVIIIRLTTDIPNIIFTEAFLSFIGLGVPIPQASLGNLVFDGFVNMTSYPYLFVIPSVVISLITLAFNIVGDALNDALNPKLRD; via the coding sequence GTGGCAGAAAATACAAGAAAAATTATAACTGAAAACAATTACATACCAACACCTGAAGATTTTAAAATCGTAGGTGCAGATACCACTCAAAGTGAAGAAATCTACAAACCAAGTTTAACATTTTGGCAGGATGGATGGAGAAGATTTAAGAAAAATAAGCTAGCTCTATCATTTTTAGGAATAACACTTATTTTTTTATTTTTAGCAATTTTTGGACAGCATATGACAAAATATTCCTACAGAGCTCAAGATTTATCAGCAAAATTTTTAAGTCCAGCCAAAGGACTTGCAAAAGGGCATTATTTAGGAACGGATAACCTTGGGCGTGATTTATTTGCAAGACTTTCACAAGGAATAAGAATTTCAATGGAATTATCGTTAATAACAGCTGCAATTTGTGTTGTTTTTGGAACAATTTATGGAGCTGTGTCAGCATATTTTGGTGGAATTATTGATACAATAATGACTAGAATTGTGGAAATTTTGCTAATCATCCCATCAATGATTTATATAATTTTATTAATGGTTGTTATGGGAAATAGTGTAAAAACAATAATTATCGCAATGTCATTGACAAGATGGTTAAATTATTCACTATTAGTTCGTGGAGAAGTACTAAAAATTAAAGAAAATGAATTTGTACTAGCTTCAAAATCACTTGGTGGAAATTTTTTGTGGATAACTTTAAAACACTTAATTCCAAATACATTAAGTGTAATAATAATAAGACTTACAACAGATATACCAAACATTATCTTTACAGAAGCATTTTTAAGTTTCATCGGACTTGGAGTGCCAATTCCACAGGCTTCATTAGGAAACTTGGTATTTGATGGTTTCGTAAATATGACTTCATATCCATATTTATTTGTTATTCCATCAGTTGTAATTTCATTAATTACATTGGCATTTAATATAGTTGGGGATGCTTTAAATGATGCACTAAATCCAAAATTAAGAGATTAA
- a CDS encoding ABC transporter permease, which produces MKNILKFLIKRIAMGLVTLWLVITITFFLIHMLPGDPFQSEKAIPPKVKENLMAKYHLDRPLGEQYVEYLKNIAKGDLGASMKVRGRTVNDVINKSFFVSADLGARSIIFALVLGIPLGIIAALKRGKYQDKLSMIIAIIGISVPSFVLAGLMQKYFVDIHNGILIENGFLPEFFRIRLSGWDSPEKKILPVVALGLYTVALIARLLRDKMIEVMGQDYIRLAIAKGVKPKNIVFRHALRNAILPIITIMGPTIAAVLTGSFVIEKMFSIPGLGKYFVDSINDRDYTMVLGVTVFYAIFLIIMMILVDIVYVLVDPKIKLGKGDEV; this is translated from the coding sequence ATGAAAAATATTTTAAAATTTTTGATTAAACGAATTGCAATGGGACTCGTAACGTTGTGGCTAGTTATTACAATTACATTCTTTCTTATACATATGCTGCCGGGGGATCCGTTTCAAAGTGAAAAAGCAATTCCGCCTAAGGTAAAAGAAAATCTAATGGCAAAATATCATTTGGACAGACCACTTGGTGAACAATATGTTGAATACTTAAAAAATATAGCAAAAGGAGACTTAGGAGCATCTATGAAAGTTCGTGGAAGAACAGTTAATGATGTTATTAATAAAAGTTTTTTTGTATCAGCAGATTTAGGAGCTAGGTCTATTATTTTTGCATTAGTTCTAGGGATTCCACTTGGAATTATTGCAGCGTTAAAGAGAGGAAAATATCAGGATAAATTATCTATGATTATAGCAATAATTGGAATATCTGTACCAAGTTTTGTATTGGCGGGGCTTATGCAGAAATATTTCGTTGATATACACAATGGAATTTTAATTGAAAATGGATTTTTACCTGAATTTTTTAGAATACGTTTATCAGGATGGGACAGTCCTGAGAAAAAAATATTGCCAGTTGTAGCATTGGGACTTTATACAGTTGCCTTGATAGCTCGTCTGTTAAGGGATAAGATGATTGAAGTAATGGGACAGGATTATATAAGGTTAGCTATTGCTAAAGGGGTAAAACCTAAAAATATAGTCTTTAGACATGCTTTAAGAAATGCAATTTTACCAATTATTACAATAATGGGACCAACAATTGCGGCAGTTTTGACAGGGTCATTTGTAATTGAAAAGATGTTTTCGATTCCGGGATTAGGGAAATATTTCGTAGATAGTATAAATGACAGGGATTATACGATGGTTCTTGGAGTTACAGTGTTTTATGCGATATTTCTTATAATTATGATGATACTTGTGGATATTGTATATGTTTTAGTTGATCCTAAGATTAAACTTGGAAAAGGAGATGAGGTATAG
- the manZ gene encoding PTS mannose transporter subunit IID, with protein MAEVEKKLTDKDLKSMYWRSTTLLGSFNFERMQSMGFCVTMIPAIKRLYSKKEDQAAALKRHLEFFNTQPWIGSTIMGVTAAMEQEKANGVDIDDATISGIKVGLMGPLAGVGDPIFWGTLRPVLAALGASLAIAGGNLLGPLIFFIGINIARVLTRWYGLKYGYEKGTEIVGDMEGGVIQKLTQGASILGLFVMGALVSKWTSINVPLVLSKYTDQTGKEVVTTVQSILDSLLPGLLALLLTFACMHLLKRKVNAIWIIFGFFVIGIVGYWLGILA; from the coding sequence ATGGCAGAAGTAGAAAAAAAATTAACTGACAAAGATTTGAAAAGCATGTACTGGAGATCTACAACTTTATTAGGGTCATTCAATTTTGAAAGAATGCAGTCAATGGGATTCTGCGTAACAATGATTCCTGCAATAAAAAGGCTTTATTCTAAAAAAGAAGATCAAGCTGCGGCTCTTAAAAGACATTTGGAATTTTTCAATACACAACCATGGATAGGTTCAACAATAATGGGAGTTACAGCTGCGATGGAACAAGAAAAGGCAAATGGTGTAGATATTGATGATGCGACTATAAGTGGGATAAAAGTTGGACTTATGGGACCACTTGCAGGAGTAGGAGATCCTATTTTCTGGGGAACTTTGAGACCAGTATTAGCAGCTCTTGGAGCTTCACTTGCAATAGCTGGAGGAAATTTATTAGGTCCATTGATTTTCTTCATTGGAATAAATATCGCAAGAGTTTTAACTAGATGGTATGGATTAAAATACGGATATGAAAAGGGAACTGAAATCGTTGGAGATATGGAAGGTGGAGTAATTCAAAAATTAACTCAAGGAGCTTCTATATTAGGACTTTTTGTAATGGGAGCATTAGTTTCAAAATGGACTTCAATTAATGTGCCTTTAGTATTATCTAAATATACTGACCAAACAGGAAAAGAAGTTGTAACTACTGTTCAAAGTATACTGGATTCATTATTACCTGGATTATTGGCATTATTGCTTACATTTGCATGTATGCATCTGTTAAAGAGAAAAGTAAATGCTATTTGGATAATCTTCGGATTCTTTGTAATAGGAATAGTAGGATACTGGTTAGGAATTTTGGCATAA
- a CDS encoding PTS mannose/fructose/sorbose transporter subunit IIC, which translates to MNVIQLILLALVAAIAGMGSVLDERQTHRPLVACTLVGLVLGDLKTGIILGGSLEMIALGWMNVGAAMAPDAALASVISAILVIVGKQSIAEGIAVAVPIAAAGQVLTIFVRTITVFFQHKADDFAEQANFKGIEMCHLAGIALQALRVAIPAVLVGMIAGTSAVEGALNAIPEVITRGLQIAGGFIVVVGYAMVINMMEAKALMPFFFLGFVIAAFTEFNLVGLGILGLCLAILYIQLNPKYHASIALPSGGNGGGASFADEADDELEGL; encoded by the coding sequence ATGAATGTTATTCAGTTAATTTTGTTAGCACTTGTGGCAGCAATAGCTGGTATGGGAAGTGTGCTTGATGAAAGACAGACTCACAGACCGTTAGTGGCATGTACTTTAGTAGGACTAGTGTTAGGAGACTTAAAAACAGGAATTATATTGGGTGGTTCACTTGAAATGATAGCTCTTGGATGGATGAACGTTGGAGCGGCAATGGCGCCTGATGCGGCACTAGCCAGTGTAATTTCAGCAATACTAGTAATTGTAGGTAAACAGTCAATTGCAGAAGGGATAGCAGTTGCAGTACCGATTGCAGCAGCAGGACAAGTTCTTACAATTTTTGTTAGAACAATAACAGTCTTTTTCCAACATAAAGCAGATGACTTTGCAGAACAGGCTAATTTTAAAGGAATTGAAATGTGTCATTTGGCAGGAATAGCTTTACAGGCATTAAGAGTAGCAATTCCAGCTGTATTAGTAGGTATGATTGCAGGAACAAGTGCGGTAGAAGGAGCTTTAAACGCAATTCCTGAAGTAATTACAAGAGGACTTCAAATTGCTGGAGGATTTATAGTAGTAGTTGGGTATGCAATGGTAATAAATATGATGGAAGCAAAAGCATTAATGCCATTCTTTTTCTTAGGTTTCGTAATAGCAGCATTCACAGAATTTAACTTAGTTGGTTTAGGAATATTAGGATTATGTCTTGCAATATTATATATTCAATTGAATCCTAAATATCACGCATCTATTGCTTTACCAAGCGGTGGAAATGGCGGAGGAGCCAGCTTTGCAGACGAAGCGGATGATGAACTGGAAGGATTATAG
- a CDS encoding PTS system mannose/fructose/N-acetylgalactosamine-transporter subunit IIB has translation MELVLTRIDSRLIHGQVATSWVKATKPEAIFAVNDDVAEDKIRKSLLLQVAPEGVKSFVIPVDKAIAVYKNPKYDKTKVMLLVTCPGDVVRLIEGGVDIKTVNVGGMTFKEGDKLISKAVAINKDDLEAFNKLRSMGVELDMRQLVTSAKEDINSKLDSISFD, from the coding sequence ATGGAATTAGTTTTAACAAGAATAGATTCAAGATTAATACACGGGCAAGTTGCAACTTCATGGGTGAAAGCAACTAAACCAGAAGCAATTTTTGCTGTAAATGACGATGTGGCAGAAGATAAAATAAGAAAATCCCTTTTATTACAAGTAGCGCCTGAAGGAGTTAAATCATTTGTAATTCCTGTTGATAAAGCGATAGCTGTTTATAAAAATCCTAAATATGACAAAACTAAAGTAATGTTATTAGTTACTTGCCCTGGAGATGTTGTTAGATTAATCGAAGGCGGAGTAGATATTAAAACTGTAAACGTTGGAGGAATGACTTTTAAAGAAGGGGATAAATTAATTTCAAAAGCAGTTGCGATTAATAAAGATGACTTGGAAGCATTTAACAAATTGAGATCTATGGGTGTAGAGCTTGATATGAGACAATTAGTAACTTCTGCAAAAGAAGATATTAATTCTAAATTAGATTCTATCTCATTTGATTAA
- a CDS encoding PTS sugar transporter subunit IIA codes for MINLIVATHGKMSEETVNLTKMVLGESELLDFVTFVPGEGPEDLIEKYNNIISKYDSEGTLFLVDLFGGSPYNAACRVVAETENTDVITGVNVPMLLEVLDAREETNDVSELVQVAKNSGINGIKIFSELFSADAVDDDDDSDELDL; via the coding sequence ATGATTAATTTAATTGTTGCAACACACGGAAAAATGTCGGAAGAAACCGTTAATTTGACAAAAATGGTTTTAGGTGAAAGCGAACTGCTTGATTTTGTAACATTTGTACCAGGAGAAGGACCTGAAGATTTGATTGAGAAATATAATAATATTATCTCAAAATATGACAGTGAAGGGACTTTGTTTTTAGTAGATTTGTTTGGTGGAAGCCCTTATAATGCAGCTTGTAGAGTAGTTGCCGAAACAGAAAATACAGATGTAATAACAGGGGTTAATGTTCCGATGCTTCTGGAAGTTTTAGATGCAAGGGAAGAAACAAATGATGTTTCTGAATTAGTTCAAGTGGCAAAAAATTCAGGAATTAATGGAATTAAGATTTTTAGCGAATTATTTAGTGCAGATGCTGTTGATGACGATGATGATTCAGATGAGCTGGATTTGTAA
- a CDS encoding YfcE family phosphodiesterase — protein sequence MKVLICSDSHGRLDYFQQVMDLESPEIVIFAGDHSTDAIDMSLVYRDVLFAIVKGNTDMDDYETRETKIFDLMGKKVLLTHGHLFSVKMTLDELEKKAHLEKAEICVFGHTHKEFLTEKNGIVFINPGALQDKKYAIYYGGKKFEQKILK from the coding sequence ATGAAAGTATTAATTTGTTCTGATAGTCATGGAAGGCTTGATTATTTTCAGCAGGTAATGGATCTGGAGAGTCCAGAAATCGTAATTTTTGCGGGAGATCATAGTACAGATGCTATTGATATGTCGTTAGTTTACAGGGATGTACTTTTTGCTATTGTGAAAGGGAACACTGATATGGATGATTATGAGACAAGGGAAACTAAAATATTTGATTTGATGGGGAAAAAAGTATTATTGACACATGGGCATCTATTTAGCGTAAAAATGACGCTTGATGAATTAGAAAAAAAAGCACATCTTGAAAAAGCTGAAATCTGTGTTTTTGGACATACACATAAGGAATTTCTGACAGAGAAAAACGGAATAGTATTTATAAATCCAGGAGCTTTACAAGATAAAAAATATGCTATCTATTATGGCGGGAAAAAATTTGAGCAAAAAATATTAAAATAA